The genome window GGAAGGCTCAAATTGCCGGTGACGTCGGTGGTCCTGAAGAAGAACTGGGGCCGGTAGCCGGTGAAGAACGGGGTATGCCGTCCGCCCTCCTCCTTGGTCAGCACGTACACCTCGCCCTTGAACTTCTTATGGGGGGTGATGCTCTTGGGGGCCGCCAGCACCATCCCCCGCTCCAGGTCAGTCTTCTCGATGCCACGCAGCAGAACCCCGACGTTGTCCCCGGCCTGGGCGTCGTCCATCAGCTTCCGGAACATCTCCACCCCGG of Candidatus Edwardsbacteria bacterium contains these proteins:
- the tuf gene encoding elongation factor Tu (EF-Tu; promotes GTP-dependent binding of aminoacyl-tRNA to the A-site of ribosomes during protein biosynthesis; when the tRNA anticodon matches the mRNA codon, GTP hydrolysis results; the inactive EF-Tu-GDP leaves the ribosome and release of GDP is promoted by elongation factor Ts; many prokaryotes have two copies of the gene encoding EF-Tu); the protein is GVEMFRKLMDDAQAGDNVGVLLRGIEKTDLERGMVLAAPKSITPHKKFKGEVYVLTKEEGGRHTPFFTGYRPQFFFRTTDVTGNLSLPKGVEMIMPGDNVTIEGDLLTPIAMEKGLKFAIREGGRTVGAGTVTEIME